In Alkalihalobacillus sp. FSL W8-0930, a single window of DNA contains:
- a CDS encoding transporter substrate-binding domain-containing protein has translation MKKWLIGSVAGAMVLALAACGGNSGEASEDGESTLAKIEDRDKFVVGVKFDTNLFGLKDPASGEVNGFDIDIAKAIAGDILGDEDKIEFVEVTSKTRIPLLNNGKIDAIIATMTISEERAKEVNFSDVYFEAGQSLLVEKGSDIQSIDDVDGDTTVLAVKGATSGANLLELKPEATVLELENYQEAFLALKAGQGQALTTDNSILYGMAEQDDNYEVVGGTFTDEPYGIAIKKGDDEFTEKVNEVLADLKESGEYEAIYEEWIGESPEGE, from the coding sequence ATGAAAAAGTGGTTGATCGGTTCAGTAGCAGGTGCAATGGTACTCGCATTAGCAGCATGTGGTGGAAACTCAGGGGAAGCATCAGAGGACGGAGAAAGCACACTAGCTAAGATTGAAGATCGTGACAAATTTGTCGTCGGTGTAAAATTCGATACGAATCTGTTCGGTTTAAAGGATCCCGCTTCTGGTGAAGTCAATGGATTTGATATTGATATCGCTAAAGCCATTGCTGGAGATATTTTAGGTGACGAAGATAAGATTGAATTTGTGGAAGTTACGTCTAAGACACGTATTCCACTTTTAAATAACGGAAAAATTGATGCGATCATCGCAACAATGACGATCTCAGAAGAGCGTGCAAAAGAGGTTAACTTCTCTGATGTGTACTTTGAAGCGGGTCAATCGTTACTTGTTGAAAAAGGCAGTGACATTCAAAGCATTGATGATGTAGACGGAGATACAACGGTTCTTGCTGTTAAAGGGGCAACATCTGGAGCAAACTTACTTGAGCTGAAGCCAGAAGCGACCGTTCTTGAGCTTGAAAACTACCAGGAAGCATTCCTTGCACTAAAAGCAGGACAAGGGCAAGCGCTGACTACAGACAACTCCATCCTTTACGGTATGGCTGAACAAGATGATAACTACGAGGTCGTTGGTGGAACCTTCACGGATGAGCCATACGGTATTGCAATTAAAAAAGGCGATGACGAGTTCACAGAGAAAGTAAACGAAGTCCTAGCGGATCTTAAAGAATCCGGCGAATATGAGGCGATTTATGAAGAGTGGATTGGGGAGTCTCCTGAGGGCGAATAA
- a CDS encoding YkvA family protein encodes MKKRTELEDPNNLAAYQDEFSEESFWMKVRKYAKKVGAAGIYTVFLLYYTFRKPDLPLKARSTILGALGYFIMPIDFIPDMTPIIGYTDDMVALTGALLLVAAYIDDSTKAQARARVQKLLGQDVQEEIQFVDEKVDQKSSTSS; translated from the coding sequence ATGAAGAAACGTACTGAACTTGAAGACCCAAACAATCTTGCGGCATACCAAGATGAGTTTTCGGAAGAGTCATTTTGGATGAAGGTTAGGAAATATGCAAAAAAGGTTGGCGCAGCGGGAATTTATACTGTCTTTTTGCTTTACTATACGTTTAGAAAACCGGATCTTCCATTAAAGGCCAGGTCTACGATTCTAGGTGCACTTGGTTATTTTATTATGCCAATTGATTTCATTCCAGATATGACCCCAATCATCGGATATACCGATGATATGGTGGCATTAACGGGTGCACTTCTTTTAGTGGCTGCCTATATAGATGATTCAACAAAGGCTCAGGCACGAGCGCGGGTGCAGAAACTGCTTGGTCAGGATGTTCAGGAAGAGATTCAGTTTGTTGACGAGAAGGTTGATCAGAAGTCTTCCACTTCCTCGTAA
- a CDS encoding response regulator, producing the protein MISYCIIDDHKATRRMIEQIIEDAMLGTVVGSSSGGSEGIELVLSTNPHMVLIDLLMPELDGIGMISELKARGYNGKFVMISQIDNKDMVGEAYKMGVEFFIHKPINMIEVESVLNRINMQFTVDRSLLQIRQSLANLEQVQPMMLPSTKSHSARDTAQNLLMDMGLLGERGSQDLLGAIELLIKLELPTFPPLKTLYSLLAKEREPDVDSVREGKAIEQRIRRTVTTALSNMASVGLTDYANPRFEYYAPLFFDFQDVRLRMQELERETEQSRVKINVKKFIQVLFWETQEKMKGAQS; encoded by the coding sequence ATGATTTCGTACTGTATTATTGACGATCATAAGGCAACCAGGCGTATGATTGAACAAATTATTGAAGATGCAATGCTCGGCACAGTCGTCGGAAGTTCATCAGGTGGATCCGAGGGAATTGAACTGGTGCTGAGCACAAATCCACATATGGTTCTAATTGATCTACTGATGCCAGAACTAGACGGAATTGGAATGATATCCGAGCTTAAAGCGAGAGGGTACAACGGAAAATTTGTGATGATCTCACAAATCGATAACAAGGATATGGTCGGAGAAGCCTACAAGATGGGGGTTGAGTTCTTTATTCATAAGCCGATTAATATGATTGAGGTTGAATCGGTCTTAAACCGGATCAACATGCAGTTCACCGTTGATCGCTCCCTTCTTCAAATTCGTCAATCCCTTGCAAACTTAGAACAAGTACAGCCAATGATGCTTCCATCAACAAAAAGTCATTCTGCCAGAGATACAGCTCAGAATCTATTAATGGATATGGGCCTGCTTGGCGAGCGTGGCTCACAGGATTTACTTGGAGCCATCGAATTGTTGATTAAACTCGAGCTCCCTACCTTCCCTCCGTTAAAAACGCTCTATTCGTTACTTGCCAAGGAACGCGAGCCAGATGTCGATTCAGTTCGTGAGGGCAAAGCGATTGAACAGCGAATCCGTCGGACGGTGACAACCGCATTATCCAATATGGCGTCGGTTGGTTTAACAGACTACGCGAACCCAAGGTTTGAATATTACGCTCCGCTGTTTTTTGACTTTCAGGATGTGCGTTTGCGTATGCAGGAGCTTGAGAGGGAAACCGAACAAAGTCGCGTGAAAATAAACGTAAAGAAATTCATACAAGTACTCTTCTGGGAAACCCAGGAGAAAATGAAAGGAGCTCAAAGCTAA
- a CDS encoding amino acid ABC transporter permease has translation MINFSILINYFDMFLEGFKITLFASFLALIGSFVLGAIIAIFRIAPFKPLNFVGAIYVEFIRNIPLLLIVFVFYMGFRLGGFTAGTLGLIVYTAAFIAEAIRAGIKSIAKGQMEAARSSGLTYLQAMWHVILPQAVKMVIPPLGNQTLNLVKNSSILGVVGGLDLMYYGDLINSQTFAAFSTYIFVGLFYLVLTIPLSFGVRYLEKRVSRSY, from the coding sequence ATGATTAATTTTTCAATTCTCATTAATTACTTTGATATGTTTTTAGAAGGGTTTAAGATTACTCTTTTTGCTAGCTTTTTAGCATTGATCGGGAGCTTTGTGCTTGGTGCCATTATTGCAATTTTCCGGATTGCTCCATTTAAGCCATTAAACTTCGTTGGTGCGATCTATGTTGAATTTATTCGTAACATCCCGCTCTTGCTGATTGTCTTTGTGTTCTACATGGGCTTTCGTTTAGGAGGGTTTACGGCAGGAACACTTGGATTAATTGTTTACACGGCAGCATTCATAGCAGAGGCAATCCGTGCAGGAATTAAGTCGATTGCAAAAGGGCAAATGGAAGCAGCGCGATCATCAGGCCTTACCTATTTACAGGCGATGTGGCATGTTATTTTACCGCAGGCTGTAAAGATGGTGATTCCGCCGCTTGGCAACCAAACATTAAACCTTGTTAAAAACTCGTCGATCCTCGGTGTAGTTGGGGGATTGGATCTTATGTATTATGGCGATTTAATTAATAGCCAGACATTTGCAGCATTTAGCACTTATATTTTTGTTGGTCTCTTTTACTTGGTGTTAACGATTCCACTTAGTTTTGGCGTTCGTTACCTAGAAAAAAGAGTATCAAGAAGCTACTAG
- a CDS encoding IS4 family transposase: MSLKEEFSTFAKTVLDVLSVPNLRQSARDVGFVQRLKKLKPEDFLSICSFLPQPVGATELTQLCGALSRESNTHLSKQALHQRFDEKGAAFLKHVFFQLAAKQELMAMPPLPETPFSRIRILDATSFERPKKDGTSSDGAKIHLEYELYEGKFLHTLLSGSRESDHHAAYALADTIQPGDLIIRDLGYFSGDHLKQIDRAGASYITRTPANMTYWTRDDQGERIQIKPEEDAKQLEPGAIKDYGVIQLGVKGKNTLQTRVIVQRLTEDQQNKRKAGLRKRRRKGGHTQSADKKDHTQILATNLTQEEMDVQALYPMYSLRWQVEILFKTWKSLFAIDHVRAMNPDRFLCHMYGKLIHILLSSMVAFQCRFYLHQKHHLEGSEYKCIHHAKRAIEESKGYALYHRSSLEDVLENIYESIYRHGRKDHRHRHQSPYDILQIAYETHARVE, from the coding sequence GTGTCTTTAAAAGAGGAGTTCAGTACGTTTGCGAAAACCGTGTTGGACGTTTTATCTGTACCGAACCTTCGCCAATCTGCCCGAGATGTTGGGTTTGTACAGCGTCTAAAGAAATTAAAACCTGAGGATTTCCTAAGTATTTGTTCCTTTCTTCCTCAACCCGTCGGTGCGACAGAGTTAACACAGCTTTGCGGGGCTCTTTCACGTGAATCCAATACCCACCTTTCCAAACAAGCCTTACATCAACGCTTCGATGAAAAAGGAGCGGCTTTTTTGAAGCATGTGTTTTTTCAATTGGCGGCCAAACAAGAGTTGATGGCCATGCCACCTCTTCCTGAGACCCCGTTTTCTCGGATCCGCATCTTAGATGCGACTTCATTTGAACGACCAAAGAAAGATGGTACTTCTTCAGATGGAGCGAAAATTCATTTAGAGTATGAGCTATATGAGGGGAAATTTTTGCATACCTTACTTTCCGGTTCAAGAGAAAGTGACCATCACGCCGCCTATGCATTAGCCGATACGATTCAACCAGGTGATTTGATCATCCGTGATCTCGGCTACTTTTCTGGCGACCATTTGAAACAAATCGATCGTGCAGGCGCTTCTTATATCACGCGGACGCCGGCCAATATGACCTATTGGACTAGAGATGATCAAGGGGAACGAATCCAAATCAAACCAGAAGAAGATGCGAAGCAGCTAGAACCGGGAGCGATCAAAGATTATGGGGTCATCCAATTAGGGGTCAAAGGAAAGAACACCCTTCAAACCCGTGTCATCGTGCAACGATTGACAGAGGATCAACAAAACAAGAGGAAAGCCGGTTTACGAAAAAGAAGACGGAAAGGGGGTCATACCCAATCCGCCGACAAAAAGGATCATACCCAAATCCTTGCCACTAACCTAACACAGGAAGAAATGGATGTGCAAGCATTGTATCCGATGTATTCCTTACGCTGGCAAGTCGAGATTCTTTTCAAAACGTGGAAATCCCTTTTCGCCATTGATCACGTGCGCGCGATGAATCCAGATCGGTTTCTCTGCCACATGTATGGGAAACTTATACACATTCTGCTTTCCTCGATGGTGGCGTTTCAATGCCGGTTCTATCTTCATCAAAAGCACCACCTCGAAGGCAGTGAATACAAGTGTATCCATCATGCCAAAAGGGCTATAGAAGAGTCAAAAGGATACGCTCTCTATCATCGTTCTTCATTAGAAGACGTTCTAGAAAATATCTACGAGAGCATTTACCGACATGGACGAAAAGACCATCGCCACCGCCATCAAAGTCCCTATGACATCTTACAGATCGCCTATGAAACACATGCGCGTGTGGAGTAA
- a CDS encoding amino acid ABC transporter permease, translating into MNFGEALTASNLSYLFEGFLVTLQVAGLAIVFSFITGIILAVIRYAKIPVLSQIVAVWVDTIRNLPLLLILFFIYFALPEVGIDMSVVAAAVVGLTVFEGALISEIVRSGLNSIDKGQIEAARSSGLSYTRTLWHIILPQALRRMVPPTVSQFIALLKDTSLAVVITLPELMHHARILYGGQSNIVIEVLFIVAMMYFIVNYTLSLIARRFEAKYV; encoded by the coding sequence ATGAATTTTGGTGAAGCATTAACAGCATCCAATCTTAGCTATTTATTCGAGGGCTTCCTTGTTACTCTTCAAGTAGCTGGACTAGCTATTGTCTTTAGCTTTATAACCGGAATTATATTAGCCGTGATTCGTTATGCGAAGATACCGGTGCTATCACAAATTGTGGCGGTTTGGGTTGATACGATTCGTAACCTGCCATTACTCTTAATCTTATTCTTTATTTATTTTGCTTTGCCTGAAGTGGGCATCGACATGAGTGTGGTGGCTGCAGCAGTAGTTGGTTTAACTGTGTTTGAAGGAGCGCTCATTTCAGAGATTGTCCGAAGTGGATTAAACTCCATTGACAAGGGACAAATTGAAGCCGCTCGTTCGTCAGGGTTATCCTACACAAGAACCTTATGGCATATCATTTTGCCACAGGCGTTAAGACGAATGGTACCACCGACAGTCAGTCAGTTTATCGCTTTACTTAAGGATACCTCGCTTGCGGTGGTTATCACTCTTCCAGAGCTTATGCACCACGCGCGTATTCTTTATGGTGGGCAATCAAACATTGTTATTGAAGTCCTCTTCATTGTAGCGATGATGTACTTTATTGTGAATTATACTTTGTCATTAATTGCTCGCAGATTTGAAGCCAAATACGTATAA
- a CDS encoding glycosyltransferase, producing the protein MPKVCILVHTHSFLDTRIFQKEAKSLKKNGYDVVMIVPRIKGKLFKVNKEPFESELLEKRFTYEGIEIVTYDFETFKPTVEHMHEQIKDPAMLFTNPLVELGLKEKADVYHAHEVGSLFAGIGIKRKLAQTGVSVPLIFDSHDLIPDPFDMSPRLVAMGKLLDDLLKEIDHLITVSPSIKAYYITKQPLLPIDILYNSPPLNEAYKPKGKKDKKLTVGYEGHIADKKKGSSDKIFEMTANAAKEIDEFTFKIIGGVLHHQTLDIPEEVKDHIHLTGWVPFEQIASEMADVDIGWIDFEDLNHSLNRSYALPNKFFSYLNNGIPVIVNKLHDMEQFIQTHQCGIVLNKQHATGADYAEAVLYLHHNRDLLEQMSANARAVVEKLYSWEQMEKRMLQIYQTLLSKQSPSFYL; encoded by the coding sequence ATGCCGAAAGTATGTATTCTTGTTCATACGCACTCTTTTTTAGATACTCGTATTTTTCAGAAGGAAGCAAAATCACTTAAGAAAAATGGCTATGATGTGGTTATGATTGTACCTCGAATTAAGGGGAAGCTTTTTAAAGTGAACAAGGAGCCATTTGAATCAGAGCTGCTTGAGAAACGCTTTACCTATGAGGGAATTGAGATTGTCACCTATGATTTTGAAACGTTTAAACCAACTGTGGAGCATATGCATGAGCAGATTAAGGACCCGGCTATGCTTTTTACGAACCCGCTTGTTGAGCTGGGATTAAAGGAAAAAGCAGATGTGTATCATGCGCATGAGGTGGGTTCATTGTTTGCAGGGATTGGTATTAAACGTAAGCTTGCCCAAACGGGTGTGTCAGTCCCACTTATCTTTGATAGTCACGACCTAATTCCTGATCCGTTTGACATGAGCCCACGACTGGTTGCCATGGGGAAGCTTCTTGATGATTTATTAAAAGAAATTGACCATCTAATTACCGTCTCACCTTCTATTAAAGCCTACTATATTACAAAGCAGCCTCTTCTTCCGATCGATATTTTATACAACTCTCCACCATTAAATGAAGCGTACAAACCAAAAGGTAAGAAGGATAAAAAGCTGACAGTTGGATATGAGGGTCACATTGCGGATAAGAAAAAAGGAAGTAGTGACAAGATCTTTGAAATGACTGCAAATGCCGCGAAGGAAATCGATGAGTTTACCTTTAAAATCATCGGTGGTGTGCTGCATCACCAGACATTAGACATTCCAGAAGAGGTGAAAGACCATATTCACCTGACTGGCTGGGTTCCGTTTGAGCAGATTGCGTCTGAGATGGCCGACGTTGATATTGGCTGGATCGATTTTGAAGATTTGAATCATTCATTAAACCGTTCATATGCCTTGCCAAATAAGTTTTTTAGTTACTTGAACAATGGCATACCAGTCATTGTGAATAAGCTACATGATATGGAACAATTTATTCAGACACATCAATGCGGAATTGTGTTAAACAAGCAGCATGCAACGGGCGCTGATTATGCGGAGGCGGTTTTATACCTACATCATAATCGAGATCTGCTTGAGCAAATGAGTGCAAATGCACGAGCAGTTGTGGAAAAACTATATAGCTGGGAGCAGATGGAGAAACGAATGCTCCAGATCTACCAAACCCTTTTGTCAAAGCAGTCTCCGAGTTTTTATCTTTAA
- a CDS encoding amino acid ABC transporter ATP-binding protein, with protein MISFKNVNKYYGDFHVLKDVNIEIEKGEVVVVLGPSGSGKSTMLRCINRLELITDGQLNVNGFALHDKKVNINKMRRDIGMVFQHFNLYPHKKIIENITLAPKKVLKKSDQEAKQTAMQYLKKVGIPEKAESYPSQLSGGQQQRVAIARGLAMKPQVMLFDEPTSALDPEMIGEVLEVMKTLAKEGMTMVVVTHEMGFAKEVADRIIFMDEGRVVEEATPAEFFSNPREERSRNFLSRLLH; from the coding sequence TTGATCTCTTTTAAAAATGTGAACAAGTATTATGGTGATTTTCACGTGTTAAAGGACGTGAACATCGAGATCGAAAAAGGAGAAGTTGTGGTTGTCCTTGGTCCATCCGGATCTGGTAAAAGTACCATGCTTCGTTGTATCAATCGTCTTGAATTAATTACTGACGGGCAGCTTAATGTAAATGGGTTTGCTCTTCATGATAAAAAAGTCAATATCAACAAAATGCGTCGTGACATCGGCATGGTGTTCCAGCACTTTAACTTGTATCCTCATAAAAAGATAATTGAGAATATTACGTTAGCTCCGAAAAAAGTGTTGAAGAAATCCGATCAAGAGGCGAAACAAACGGCGATGCAGTATCTCAAGAAAGTAGGCATTCCTGAAAAAGCAGAATCCTATCCTTCGCAGCTATCAGGTGGGCAGCAGCAGCGTGTGGCGATCGCACGTGGTCTTGCGATGAAGCCTCAGGTCATGCTGTTTGACGAGCCTACATCGGCCCTGGATCCAGAGATGATTGGAGAAGTACTTGAAGTCATGAAGACATTGGCTAAAGAAGGAATGACCATGGTTGTGGTTACACACGAAATGGGATTCGCCAAAGAAGTAGCGGACCGCATCATCTTTATGGATGAAGGGCGCGTTGTAGAAGAAGCAACTCCGGCTGAGTTTTTCTCAAATCCACGTGAAGAACGTTCACGCAATTTCCTCAGTCGTTTATTACATTAA
- a CDS encoding galactokinase yields MQELMNLHREFEATYNGLAPERIFFAPGRVNLLGEHTDYNGGFVFPAALELGTYMAIRLRTDGQFYLTSANTEERVEFSGKELLYDEAHGWGNYIKGVLAAFKEEGFQLPGAEILVKGTIPNGAGLSSSASLEMATAYAISEITGAHWPKIELAKVCQAVENYFIGVKSGIMDQFSVGMGKRDHAIFLNTASLTYDHVPLDLGTYHMVITNTNKQRTLADSAYNERQSECAWALRVLQNDGVMLETLSDLTSASWNECREFLQDELLSKRVNHVVMENQRVVEAREVLRSGDLDAFGKLMNASHQSLATDYDVTGLELDTLVRIQQNTPGCIGSRMTGAGFGGCTISLVHEDNLTEFREIVEKQYKDEIGYIPEFYVSRAGHGVREL; encoded by the coding sequence ATGCAAGAACTAATGAACCTACACCGAGAGTTTGAGGCGACCTATAATGGCCTTGCGCCAGAACGAATCTTCTTCGCGCCTGGTCGTGTGAACTTACTTGGTGAACATACAGATTATAATGGAGGATTTGTCTTCCCGGCGGCACTTGAGCTGGGTACATATATGGCGATTCGACTTCGGACAGATGGACAATTTTACTTAACCAGTGCAAACACTGAAGAAAGAGTAGAGTTTAGTGGTAAGGAACTCCTCTATGACGAAGCACATGGATGGGGCAATTATATAAAAGGCGTACTCGCCGCATTTAAGGAAGAAGGATTTCAGCTTCCTGGAGCAGAGATCTTAGTTAAAGGAACCATTCCGAATGGAGCCGGGCTTTCTTCCTCAGCTTCGCTTGAGATGGCAACTGCCTACGCAATCTCAGAAATAACGGGTGCTCACTGGCCTAAGATTGAACTCGCTAAGGTGTGTCAGGCTGTAGAGAACTATTTTATAGGCGTTAAGAGTGGGATCATGGATCAATTTTCTGTAGGAATGGGAAAAAGAGATCATGCCATTTTTTTAAATACAGCAAGTCTTACGTATGACCATGTGCCTCTGGACCTTGGAACGTATCACATGGTGATTACTAATACAAATAAACAGCGTACACTTGCTGATTCCGCATATAATGAACGTCAAAGTGAATGTGCGTGGGCGCTTCGTGTTCTTCAGAATGACGGAGTGATGCTTGAAACCTTAAGCGATCTGACCTCGGCTTCATGGAATGAATGCAGAGAATTTTTACAGGATGAGCTACTTAGTAAACGTGTAAACCATGTTGTGATGGAAAATCAACGAGTGGTTGAGGCAAGGGAGGTTTTACGTTCAGGTGACTTAGATGCCTTTGGTAAGCTGATGAATGCTTCACATCAGTCACTTGCCACCGATTATGACGTGACAGGACTCGAGCTCGACACACTCGTTCGCATCCAACAGAACACGCCGGGCTGCATTGGATCTCGTATGACAGGAGCAGGCTTTGGCGGTTGTACGATAAGCCTCGTGCACGAAGATAACCTAACAGAATTCCGTGAAATAGTGGAGAAGCAATATAAGGATGAGATCGGCTATATTCCTGAATTTTATGTGAGTCGAGCTGGTCATGGTGTACGAGAATTATAA
- a CDS encoding glycosyltransferase, with amino-acid sequence MKVLWIAKDTSTYLDRNYFYLEQELVRKVELVTWRQSGHIRQILKSLAWRPDFILIVQDIGPRFEPIIHGLHEVGIPSAVFINDVHRFKEERRLFLKKHRHTFLFSVTRDACMKTYPEYANRTEWFPHFVEPSVFYDRKCKKQLGILLLGKINEVYPFRQHVEKIFRTHPEFTTRPHPGYEHFPLETSTPVGHSYAQLINQSKLFITCPSIHVYPVKKYYEALASSTLLVAPSFTELEDLGFVPGVHFAEATESTVQAVVEYYVTHEKERQVIVKSGYDFIHRTHTTSIRANQLIQKMKEIKEIIT; translated from the coding sequence GTGAAGGTACTATGGATTGCAAAGGATACATCCACGTATCTTGATCGTAATTACTTTTATCTTGAACAGGAGCTTGTAAGGAAAGTGGAGCTTGTTACGTGGAGACAATCTGGTCACATTCGCCAAATTCTTAAGAGCTTGGCGTGGAGGCCTGATTTTATCTTAATCGTTCAAGACATAGGTCCCCGTTTTGAGCCGATTATTCACGGGTTACATGAGGTAGGCATCCCTTCGGCGGTGTTTATAAACGATGTTCACAGGTTTAAAGAGGAAAGAAGATTATTTTTAAAAAAGCATCGTCACACGTTTTTGTTTAGTGTGACAAGGGATGCCTGCATGAAGACATACCCTGAATACGCCAATCGAACAGAGTGGTTTCCTCACTTTGTAGAACCATCCGTCTTTTATGATCGAAAATGTAAAAAGCAGCTGGGTATCCTTTTGCTTGGTAAAATTAACGAGGTGTATCCATTTAGACAACATGTAGAGAAGATCTTCCGCACACACCCTGAGTTTACAACGAGGCCACATCCAGGGTATGAGCATTTTCCCCTTGAGACCTCTACACCGGTTGGGCACTCCTACGCGCAATTAATCAATCAGTCTAAGCTTTTTATCACCTGTCCTTCGATTCATGTATATCCAGTGAAAAAATATTATGAAGCGCTTGCGAGTAGCACTCTTTTAGTGGCACCTAGTTTTACGGAGCTTGAGGATCTTGGCTTTGTGCCAGGAGTTCACTTTGCGGAAGCGACTGAGAGCACCGTCCAAGCGGTAGTTGAGTATTATGTAACTCATGAGAAAGAGCGACAAGTCATTGTGAAAAGCGGGTACGATTTTATTCACCGTACACACACAACGTCTATTCGTGCCAATCAGCTTATTCAAAAAATGAAAGAGATAAAAGAGATTATCACTTAA
- a CDS encoding sensor histidine kinase, with translation MFKNVHWLTIFFVAAATAICGELRIAPFGTEFRFGLGSSAFFLLLLLFPYLPYIWTGLVTGLVVVIFRTLTSGLFINDPSMFFEAWTIHFSAFFYYLVFGIGMFFLPKKLPDKKLLLFGLFVIGVDVLSNIAEINARFFFLQTNPLLATEWLTLVVVAAIRVYFVLGLYGGLKMQQMSAVHAEQQKRFEQTLAVSSTLYGESFYMKKMMNDIESITGKSYRLYQKLQDLNLPIPAREALFVSENIHEIKKDAQRVTSGLMKLHDSNKIFTTLDLSEVIHYVVLGNQSYSTWLNKEITFTTDLLTDYKTDQHLALLSVLNNLTSNAVEAISEVGTIFIQVSEKDDQTIFTVTDDGQGIKEQDVSFVFEAGYTTKYHMNGEASTGIGLSHVKHVAASFEGTIDVNSPVTGGAQFVLTLPTYRLKQEDSS, from the coding sequence ATGTTTAAGAATGTACATTGGTTAACGATTTTTTTTGTTGCAGCTGCAACCGCCATCTGCGGCGAGCTTCGCATTGCCCCTTTTGGTACGGAGTTTCGCTTTGGACTTGGGAGTAGTGCATTCTTTTTGCTTCTTTTATTATTTCCTTATCTTCCTTATATCTGGACTGGCTTGGTAACGGGACTTGTCGTTGTTATTTTCCGGACTCTTACTAGCGGCCTATTCATTAATGATCCATCCATGTTCTTTGAAGCATGGACCATCCACTTCTCAGCCTTCTTTTATTATCTTGTGTTTGGGATTGGGATGTTTTTTCTGCCAAAAAAGCTACCTGATAAGAAGCTTTTGTTATTCGGGCTTTTTGTGATTGGTGTGGATGTTTTATCAAATATTGCAGAGATAAATGCTAGATTTTTCTTCCTACAAACGAACCCACTGCTTGCAACCGAGTGGCTAACCCTAGTTGTTGTTGCAGCCATTCGAGTGTACTTTGTACTTGGGCTGTATGGCGGGTTGAAAATGCAACAGATGAGCGCAGTACATGCCGAGCAGCAAAAGCGCTTTGAACAAACGTTAGCTGTCAGCTCCACGTTGTATGGAGAAAGCTTCTATATGAAAAAGATGATGAACGATATTGAATCCATTACTGGTAAGAGTTATCGCTTGTATCAAAAACTCCAAGACCTTAATCTACCAATACCGGCCCGAGAAGCCCTCTTTGTTTCTGAAAATATACATGAGATTAAAAAGGATGCACAACGGGTGACATCAGGGTTAATGAAGCTCCATGATAGTAATAAAATCTTTACTACACTGGATTTGTCTGAGGTCATTCACTATGTGGTACTCGGAAACCAGTCATATAGCACGTGGTTAAATAAAGAAATTACGTTTACAACGGACTTATTAACAGATTATAAAACGGATCAGCACTTAGCTTTACTTAGTGTGTTAAATAATCTTACCTCTAACGCAGTAGAAGCTATTTCTGAGGTGGGCACCATCTTTATTCAAGTTTCGGAAAAAGATGATCAAACGATTTTCACCGTCACAGATGACGGACAGGGCATAAAGGAGCAGGATGTTTCTTTTGTGTTTGAAGCGGGTTACACAACGAAGTATCATATGAACGGCGAAGCCTCTACAGGAATCGGCTTGTCGCATGTGAAACACGTCGCCGCCTCATTTGAAGGAACCATCGATGTGAACTCACCTGTAACGGGAGGAGCACAATTTGTTCTGACTCTCCCAACTTACCGATTAAAACAGGAGGACTCCTCATGA